From one Nilaparvata lugens isolate BPH chromosome 2, ASM1435652v1, whole genome shotgun sequence genomic stretch:
- the LOC111052441 gene encoding glycoprotein 3-alpha-L-fucosyltransferase A-like — MDKNSPLKAEKPWFMKGGSRWPTPAEVDQSGKRKTKLWPHEDPDSDRMLNQYMFVPPISPKPRPTQKILMWSTIAVWEEPKGSTGMIPFASCPVSNCELTTNEEEAAKVDAIMFLHHYIDHQVHFRQQRTKHQVWIYYSMESPIWSEIPKGLDVFNWTATYMQRSDIPRPYGKWIFYNESRTEWDGPPRNFASGKTKKVAWFVSNCKASNNRWLFATELSQYIQVDIYGRCGKLKCDSEDKKCDEYLDKDYKFYLAFENCNCREYITEKFFEKGLGHKVIPIVLGAPREDYERVAPKDSFIHVEDFATPKDLAAYLHEVDHDDNLFNSYFKWKDMGEVLYSYFYCRLCAMLHDDHIPRKYHPDFHDFWKPPNSCIGKRYWRDLKREIGGELPSVSWNGNDEKSVTID; from the exons ATGGACAAG AATTCTCCACTGAAGGCAGAGAAGCCATGGTTCATGAAAGGTGGCTCTCGTTGGCCGACTCCCGCCGAAGTGGACCAATCAGGAAAGCGCAAAACGAAGCTGTGGCCACACGAGGATCCTGACAGCGACCGTATGCTCAACCAGTACATGTTTGTGCCACCTATCTCACCAAAACCTAGACCAACCCAAAAA ATTCTGATGTGGTCTACTATAGCAGTATGGGAAGAACCCAAGGGAAGTACCGGTATGATACCATTCGCTAGCTGCCCGGTGAGTAATTGTGAGCTTACTACAAATGAAGAAGAGGCAGCTAAGGTTGACGCCATCATGTTTCTTCACCACTACATTGATCACCAAGTCCATTTTCGTCAACAAAGAACAAAACATCAG GTGTGGATATACTATAGTATGGAAAGCCCGATATGGTCTGAAATCCCAAAAGGACTAGATGTATTCAACTGGACAGCCACATACATGCAGAGAAGCGACATTCCCAGACCATATGGCAAATGGATCTTCTACAATGAGTCGAGAACTGAATGGGATGGTCCGCCTAGAAACTTTGCTAGCGGAAAAACTAAGAAAGTTGCCTGGTTTGTATCCAACTGCAAAGCCTCCAACAACCGTTGGCTGTTTGCAACAGAACTCAGTCAATACATACAG GTTGACATTTATGGTCGTTGTGGAAAACTGAAATGTGATTCGGAAGACAAAAAATGTGATGAATATTTGGACAAAGATTACAAGTTCTACTTggcatttgaaaattgtaactGCAGAGAATACATCACTGAAAAGTTCTTCGAGAAGGGCTTAGG TCACAAAGTGATTCCTATAGTGCTGGGTGCTCCAAGGGAGGATTATGAGCGGGTGGCTCCAAAAGATTCATTCATCCACGTTGAAGATTTCGCCACGCCCAAAGATCTGGCCGCCTACCTTCACGAAGTCGACCACGATGACAACCtcttcaactcctacttcaagTGGAAGGACATGGGGGAAGTTCTCTATTCCTACTTCTATTGCCGACTATGCGCTATGCTCCACGATGACCACATCCCTCGAAAATACCACCCCGACTTCCATGATTTCTGGAAACCACCAAACTCATGCATTGGTAAACGATATTGGCGCGATCTGAAACGTGAAATCGGTGGTGAACTTCCATCAGTGTCATGGAACGGAAATGATGAGAAGAGTGTAACAATTGATTGA